The window CGGCAGCCGCGACATCAACAAGGGCAGCATCAACTTCGTCTCCCTGGACAAGGAAATTGCCATGGGCCGCCAGCTGGCGGCTGAAGTCGAACGTCAGGTGAAGCTGATCGACGACCCGACGATCAACGAATACATTAATCGCGTGGGCCAGAACATCGTCCGCAATTCGGATGCGAAGGTGCCCTTCACGATCAAAGTCGTCGAATCCGATGAAATCAATGCCTTCGCTCTGCCCGGCGGGTTCTTCTACGTCAATTCCGGACTGATTCTCGCCGCGGACGAAGAAGCCGAACTGGCCGGCGTGATGGCGCATGAAATCGGCCATGTCGCGGCCCGCCACGGCACGGAACAGTATTCGAAAGGTGAACTGATAAACGTCGCTTCGATTCCGCTTATTTTCATGGGCGGCATCGGCGGCTTCGCGATCCGGCAGGCCGCGGGATTCATCATCCCGGTTTCATTCCTGCAGTTCTCGCGCAAGGACGAAGCGGAAGCCGACTATCTCGGTCTCCAGTACATGTACAAAACCGGTTACGACCCGACCGCGACCGTGAGTTTCTTCGAGAAGCTGCAGGCCAAGGAAAGCGCCAAACCCGGCAGTGTCTCCAAGATGTTCAGTACACATCCGCCGACGGGCGACCGCATCGAGGCGGACAAGAAGAACATCGAGCTGATTCTCCCTTCACGCGAGCAGTACGTGGTCACGACATCCGAGTTCAACAGAGTTAAAATGCAGCTGGCGCAGCTTGAGAATCGCCGGCCTAATCAGCAGGAAGATTCGAATAAGCCCAGCCTGCGGCGGAAAACCCAGACCACCCGCCGCGATCCGAACGGCGGCAACGGCGGAGGCTCCAGCTCCGGCGATGACGGCGATCGGCCGACGTTGAAGCGCGCTCCCGGCAGCGACGGCGGCAATAGCA of the Terriglobia bacterium genome contains:
- a CDS encoding M48 family metallopeptidase; protein product: MTHKVARMGLRFCLALLIAVPFSLLAQDSAPAQDQSQSPANASTSSTGTSATDASTSSTSKDKKDKKDKKDKDKKDKDKEKAAEDCKKKPKNCDVDDIGSRDINKGSINFVSLDKEIAMGRQLAAEVERQVKLIDDPTINEYINRVGQNIVRNSDAKVPFTIKVVESDEINAFALPGGFFYVNSGLILAADEEAELAGVMAHEIGHVAARHGTEQYSKGELINVASIPLIFMGGIGGFAIRQAAGFIIPVSFLQFSRKDEAEADYLGLQYMYKTGYDPTATVSFFEKLQAKESAKPGSVSKMFSTHPPTGDRIEADKKNIELILPSREQYVVTTSEFNRVKMQLAQLENRRPNQQEDSNKPSLRRKTQTTRRDPNGGNGGGSSSGDDGDRPTLKRAPGSDGGNSTDTSSPDDDRPTLKRAPGAQGGSSDSTSTNTSSSSSTSGAGPSAQSTSSSSSDSQAQSTSSTNSDNPQDSDPDKPVLKRRN